A stretch of DNA from Halorubrum sp. BOL3-1:
CCTCGCGATGGCGTACATCGGCTGGATCACCAGTCCCGGGGTTCAGGACTCGATCTCGGACTACCGGGTGAACGGCAAACAGGTGTTCTTTCCCGAGGCGGTCTCAGAGGACCCGGACTTCGGCCAGTACGTTCCGGAAGGCTGGAGTGACGGCTCGTCCGACGCGTAGCCGTGCCGATCGAAGCGACCGCACAGTTGGCGCCCGCGCTCCTCGACCTCCCCTTCAGGGACGGGTACGTCCGGAGCGTCGTCTTCGTCTCGCTGTACGTGAGCGTCACCGCCGCGGCGCTGAGCACCCTCGTCAGCGTGCCGACCGCGGTCGCGATCGGGTTCGTCGACTTCCCCGGGAAGGGGTTCGTGAAGTCGGTCGTCAACACGGGCATGGGCTTTCCCAGCGTCGTGGTCGGGCTGGTCGTGCTCTTCGCCGTCTCGAATCAGGGACCGCTCGGGTCGCTGAACCTCGTCTTCACCAAGCAGGCGATGATCGTGTCGCAGTTCGTGCTCGCGACGCCGCCGATCACGGCGATCAGCCTCGCGGCCGTCGACGGGGTCGACGACGGCGTCCGCGACGCGGCGCGCGCCCTCGGCGGGACGCGGATCGACGCCGCCCTCGTCGTGATCAAGGAGGCGCGCTACGGGATCGCCACCGCGGTGTTGGCCGGGTTCGGCCGCGCGGTGAGCGAGGTCGGGTCCGTCCTCATCGTCGGCGGGAACATCACGGGCGCGGACGGGGTCTCGAAGACGCGTACCCTGACGACAGCCATCCAGCTGGAGGCGCGGCAGGGTCAGTACGAGACCGCGATGGTCCTCGGCGCCGTCCTCGTCGCGCTCGTGTTGACCGTCAACGCGGTGGTCGTCCGCTTCGGTGACCGGGGGGTTCAGGGCTGATGCTCCGCGCGACCGACGTCTCGGCCTCGTACGGCGACGAGATCGTCCTCCGAGACCTGTCGGTCGAGGTCGACGCCGGCGAGGTCGTCGCCGTCATCGGTCCGTCCGGGGTCGGCAAGACGACGCTGCTCCGCCTGCTCGGGCTCTCCGTCGAGCCGGACGAC
This window harbors:
- a CDS encoding ABC transporter permease, whose translation is MPIEATAQLAPALLDLPFRDGYVRSVVFVSLYVSVTAAALSTLVSVPTAVAIGFVDFPGKGFVKSVVNTGMGFPSVVVGLVVLFAVSNQGPLGSLNLVFTKQAMIVSQFVLATPPITAISLAAVDGVDDGVRDAARALGGTRIDAALVVIKEARYGIATAVLAGFGRAVSEVGSVLIVGGNITGADGVSKTRTLTTAIQLEARQGQYETAMVLGAVLVALVLTVNAVVVRFGDRGVQG